The genomic interval AAAAGTATTAGAAATGTGTTAGAATGAAAGCACATTTCCCAGTTTTCAAGAAGGTGAACCCATGAAGATCAAAATTTCTGCCGACAGCACGTGCGATCTTTCGCCGGAGCTGATCGAGCGCTACCACATCGGCATCACGCCGCTGTACATCATCCGCGGCGAGGAGACCCTGCGCGACGGCATCGACGTGCGTCCCGAGGAGCTCTACGAGTACGCAAATGTCACGGGCAAGCTCTGCAAGACCGCGGCGGTGAACGTGTCGGACTATCTGGCGTACTTCGCCGCGTGCCGGGAGGAATATGACGCCGTGATCCACTTCACGATCTCGAGCGACATGTCCGCCTGCTACCAGAACGCCTGCATCGCGGCGCAGGAGTTTACGAACGTCTACCCCGTGGACTCGCGCAACCTCTCGACCGGCATCGGCCACCTGGTGCTCGACGCGGCCGAGATGGCCGAACAGGGCATGGACGCGGCCGACATCGCATCGGCGCTGGAGAAAAAGCGCGAGAAGCTCGATGTCAGCTTCGTGATCGACACGCTGGAGTATCTCAAGCGCGGCGGCCGCTGCTCGGCGCTCGTGGCCATGAGCGCCAACCTCCTGCACCTCAAGCCGTGCATCGAGGTCAAGGACGGCAAGATGGGCGTCGGCCACAAGTACCGCGGCAAGCTCGAAAAGTGCTACGTGCAGTACATCGAGGAGCGGCTCAAGGGCCGCGACGACATCGACTGCCATCGCATCTTCATCACGGACTCCGGCTGTGACGAGGCCACGTGGCGGGAGCTCGAGCGTGTCGTGCGCGCGTGCCAGCCGTTCGAGGAGGTCATCCACACGCGGGCCGGCTGCACGGTGTCGAACCACTGCGGACCCGGCTGCATGGGCATTTTGTACTATCACAAGTAAACGAAGCTGTGCAGGCTGACAGGGAGCGCGTTCCGGCGCTCCCTGCTTCTTTTTTAAACAATGCGCTTGAAGAGCTTGTCCAGCTCCCGGCGCGTGAGCGTCACGGCGACGGGGCGGCCGTGCGGGCAGTATTTCACCTCGCCCGCGCACACCGCGTCCGCCAGACGCAGCAGCTCCTCGGGTTCGGTCTGCCAGCCGGCCTTGATGGCAGCCTTGCACGCCACGGTCTTGAGCACCTCGTCGCGCACGGATTGCGCGTCCATGTGCGCGCCGTGGCGCAGCTGCGCGCAGATCTCCTCGAGCGCGGGCAGTGCGTCCGCCGCGTCGAGCTGCGCGGGCACGCCGCGCAGAATGTAATCATTGCGGCCGAACGGCTCGAGCGTGAAGCCGAGCTCCGCGAGCACGTTGCCGTACTGCTGCAGCACGTCGGCATCGCTCGCGTCCGGCGTGAAGGGCAGCGGCTCGAGCAGCGTCTGCGACGGGATGTCGGCAGGGCTCTGCCGCAGGCGGTCAAAGTTGATGCGCTCGTGCGCCGCGTGCTTGTCAATGAGGATGAGCGTCTCGCCCTTTTCGACGAGGATGTACGTGTGCATCGCCTCGCCGATCAGGCGGGCGGGCGGCTCGGCCGGGGGCGCGGCGCTCTCGAGCGGGGAGGGCGTTTCCGCCTCCGGCTCGATGGCGGTCTGCACGATCTGCGCGGCCGGCATAGCCGGCTCGGGTGCGGCCGGTGTGGCCGGCATGGGGCACGCGGGCGCGGAAAACACCGGCGGCGGGGTCACGCGCGGCGCGGCGAAGGCCGACGCCGTCGGCGAGCGGAGCGCGGCCGTCTCCTCCGCCGGGGCGGCGGGGGCATAGGTGCGCGCGGGCGCAAATGCCGGCGCTGCGGGCGCGGCCGGGGCTGCTTTCGGCGCAGCCGGCACGAACGGGTCTGCCTTCGGCGCGGGCGCCGGTCTGGCAGCCGCCTTCGCCAGCGTGGTCACAGGCGCTTTTTCCGCTTCGAGCGCGGCGCGCGCGCCGTAATACACAGCGTCAAACACCGCGCGCTCGTGCGTGAACTTTACCTCGGTCTTGGCCGGGTGGACGTTCACGTCCACGGCCGCACAGCTGAGCTCCACATACAGCACGCACGCGGGGAAGCGGCCCACGAGCAGCGTGTTGCGGTAGGCCTGTTCGAGCGCGGCCTGCAGTGCGGCGGAGCGGATCCACCGGCCGTTGCAGAAGAAGTACTGCTGCGCGCGGCTGCCGCGCCCGGCGGCGGGCGAGGAGATGAAGCCGTGCACGCGCGCGCCGTCGGCCTCGCCCTCGCAGGGCAGCAGGCTCATGGCGAGGTCGCGCCCGAGCAGACTGTAGACGCAGCTGTCGAGCTTGTTGTCACCGGGGGAGAAGAAGACCTCCTCCCCGTCGCGGATGCAGCGCACGGACACGTCCGGCCGGCCGAGCGCGCACCGCAGCGCGGCGGCGGCGCAGGCCGCGCCTTCCGCGCGGTCGGACTTCAGGAATTTGCGCCGCGCGGGCGTGTTGAAAAACAGGTCGCGCACGATCATCGTCGTGCCCTCGGGGCAGCCGGTCTCGTACATGTCCTGAATGTCGCCCGCGTCGAGCGTCATGTGCGTGCCGGATGCCGTGCCGCGCTGCCGCGTCGTGAGCGTGATGTGCGACACGGCGCTGATCGCGGCCAGCGCCTCGCCGCGA from Clostridiales bacterium carries:
- a CDS encoding DegV family protein, which codes for MKIKISADSTCDLSPELIERYHIGITPLYIIRGEETLRDGIDVRPEELYEYANVTGKLCKTAAVNVSDYLAYFAACREEYDAVIHFTISSDMSACYQNACIAAQEFTNVYPVDSRNLSTGIGHLVLDAAEMAEQGMDAADIASALEKKREKLDVSFVIDTLEYLKRGGRCSALVAMSANLLHLKPCIEVKDGKMGVGHKYRGKLEKCYVQYIEERLKGRDDIDCHRIFITDSGCDEATWRELERVVRACQPFEEVIHTRAGCTVSNHCGPGCMGILYYHK
- the mutL gene encoding DNA mismatch repair endonuclease MutL, which encodes MPDIQILSPHLADLIAAGEVVERPASVVKELVENAFDAGARTVTVELRGGGATYLRVTDDGCGMAPEDAGIAFLRHATSKLHDEQGLEAIGTMGFRGEALAAISAVSHITLTTRQRGTASGTHMTLDAGDIQDMYETGCPEGTTMIVRDLFFNTPARRKFLKSDRAEGAACAAAALRCALGRPDVSVRCIRDGEEVFFSPGDNKLDSCVYSLLGRDLAMSLLPCEGEADGARVHGFISSPAAGRGSRAQQYFFCNGRWIRSAALQAALEQAYRNTLLVGRFPACVLYVELSCAAVDVNVHPAKTEVKFTHERAVFDAVYYGARAALEAEKAPVTTLAKAAARPAPAPKADPFVPAAPKAAPAAPAAPAFAPARTYAPAAPAEETAALRSPTASAFAAPRVTPPPVFSAPACPMPATPAAPEPAMPAAQIVQTAIEPEAETPSPLESAAPPAEPPARLIGEAMHTYILVEKGETLILIDKHAAHERINFDRLRQSPADIPSQTLLEPLPFTPDASDADVLQQYGNVLAELGFTLEPFGRNDYILRGVPAQLDAADALPALEEICAQLRHGAHMDAQSVRDEVLKTVACKAAIKAGWQTEPEELLRLADAVCAGEVKYCPHGRPVAVTLTRRELDKLFKRIV